The Trichomycterus rosablanca isolate fTriRos1 chromosome 17, fTriRos1.hap1, whole genome shotgun sequence DNA segment CCTTGGTCCTGGAAATAGAATCTTCTCATAAGAATTTGAAGTGTgtcagtgggaatttgtgcctctgTCGGTCAAGttcattctatttacattacattttatatatttacattgtcagcatttgtcagacgcttttatccaaagtctcttacaggactgtgacagtatacagacaGTCTaagcttaagggcccaacagtggcaaactgtgcagtggggtttgaaccagcgacctttcgattactagtccagcactttAACAGCTTGCACTGGAGTGTCTTCATGTCTTGATAGAGCTGGAACAggtaaggaccttccctaaactgttgctgcaacatCAGAAGCTtgtgatttcctttatatgattgatttattacacccgtTTGCAATTGTTGtgtctaaaacacatgaatacaataataagaaggggcgtcccaatacttttgaccatacagtgaaTCTCTTGCACCTTTCACATCAGAGTCCGGTGTGAAAACTCTCAGATGTTGGTTGTACCGCGGTGAGGAATACGAGGGTCTCTCAGTCGGGCAGCAGATCCCTGAAGGAGCTGAAGCTGAAGCTTCGTCCTGTCGATCCCAGCGCCGCGTTGGAATGAATCCTGGGAATCTTCTCCATCAGCCTGGAGACGCCGCGTCTCCGAAACGAGGGCGGCGACGCCTCCATCTGCTGCACGACGTGGGCGTAGAGGGCGTGAAAGATCCCCGCCGTCTCCTCCCACCCGTCCCGGACGGAGATCTCGCGCAGCGGGACTCTGAGGCTGTGCGATAAACCCTCGCCCTCCTCCACGGTGACCATCCGGTCGAACTGCAGGTCCTTCTTATTGGCCACGATGGAGATGGGCGGGGCCTCGGAGGAGGAGCTCCGCCTGCTGTGGATGTGATTGACCAGGAAGCACAGGCGCATCACCTCGTCGAAACTGCAGCGGTCGGTGACCGAGTAAACCACGACGAAACCGTCCGCCCATTTGATCTTCTCCTCCATCAGGAGCGCGTCCTCCTCCTGCGCAGAGACAGAAACGTCACCAGTACAGCTCCGTATTTACTGTGTTACTGTAAAGTGGAAAGAtccaggagcaacaacagctcagctgtggaaatcataataaataataataataataataatagtaaatgcaTCCTTGTACAATCAGTGGCTCCCTTTGACTACATAGTTGCAGTTGTAGTTACATATTAAAAAGCCAGATGTTTAAGGTTATTGACTATTGACCATGAGGTCatttgttcaagccccaccatcacggagttgctactgttgggcccctgagtgacTCGTGGTcttgctgagaaattgtgaatgTTAGAATTATTTACGGTACCTGTCCTGCTGTATCAAGGATCTCAAAGTTCACAGGTTCACCTCTGATGGTCACCTCATGCCTGTAGATGGtctctgttacacacacacacacacacattaaaatgaAGTGGAAAATAATAAATTGATTGTGCTGATGTACGGCAGTCCAGAAAGGACGTGTTTGTAACCTTAAAAACAACTTAAAaattgagaaaataaaaaatataaaaaacttactaaatacaaaaaaacacatttaaaaaataagagtctaaaagaacaaaagaatttaaaaaaaaacttgagaaaaaaattacaaataaaatataaaaagaaacttGAAAAAACTACTttcaactaaaaaaaaaaattagcttgtaaaaaaactataatacaatacaactttaaaataaaatataaaaaagaaacttggaaaaaaacaactttaaaaataaataaaaaaaaaactaaaaaaaccatttgaaacttaaaaaaaaaaaaatttacttggAAAAAAACttggaaacaataaaaaactaaaaataaataaataaacttgataAAACAActttaaacttaaaaaataacaaattaacttggaaaaacttcaaaataaaattaaaaaacaacttttaaaaaaattcaaaacTTGGAAAGaacttgaaaataaaatacaattaaataaggAAAAACAactttaaactatttaaaaaaatactaaaattaaaaaaacatcttaaaaagaaaaaaaaaaaaactttaaaaaactaCTTTAAAATAACAGGTAAGATGATCGTAAAAACAATCATACAGCCTAAAATGTGTTTATCAGTAACTATTAAATTTCTGTTCCATTTATATTTCTGCCAAATTCTCATCCGAAAGTTGTAACTAAAAATACGAACACGTGTCGTTGCTGAGCTTCTGTACTGATGTGATCGGTCGGTCGTCGGTTATTAGATAATCagattattaatgttttattaaatgaaGCTCAGCTGAGTTTTTGATGGAATAATTAAATCATCTGTTTGTTCCTGGACGCTCGAGACTCGTTTATTACAGCAGAGAAAAACGTGGATCTTCAGAACGTTCTGGAT contains these protein-coding regions:
- the LOC134331719 gene encoding ras-related and estrogen-regulated growth inhibitor-like; translated protein: MSGNFGLSRTLRRTGSFPSARTVRIVILGQSAVGKTALAVRFITRRFIGEYDPTLETIYRHEVTIRGEPVNFEILDTAGQEEDALLMEEKIKWADGFVVVYSVTDRCSFDEVMRLCFLVNHIHSRRSSSSEAPPISIVANKKDLQFDRMVTVEEGEGLSHSLRVPLREISVRDGWEETAGIFHALYAHVVQQMEASPPSFRRRGVSRLMEKIPRIHSNAALGSTGRSFSFSSFRDLLPD